TTCATTCTTTGAAAATTTCTTTAATCTGCCTCACCACCGGAACGTAAATGGAATATTTGCTAATACTGATATACTTGCTGCTAAATATATTGATAAAGCTAAGCTATATGGATTACGAACTCCAGAGGATGTTAAAGTAATCGGATATGATGGTATTCAAGATAATAAACTGTTTCGTCCTATTTTATCTACGATTCGACAGCCAGTCGAAGAAATGGCAAGGATGTCTGTAAAACTACTCTTAAGAAAGATTGAGGGTGAATTGTTAGAGCAAGAGATTTATCGAATACCTGTCAAGTATAGAAGAGGAGAAACGACGTAGGTTTTTATTTTTTGGTCTTTAATGGAAACGTTTCAATTTGCCAGGATTGTAGATTGAGCGAGTACATTTTATAAAATGTAAGAATAACATTAAAGACCAATTTTTTTTATTTCACTTTGGAAACGTTTCAAAAATGATAAGAGGCGAAGAAATAACAAAATAAACGTGAAAGTGAGGCAAGGATATGGAAATGGCAAGGAAGGCAAATTCTGTTATCGATTCAGCTGCCAAAGTAAAAAGAGGATTAAAGTTTAAAAAGATCTTTAGTAATTACCAGCTCTACTTATTTCTATTACCCGCATTAATTTATTTTATTGTTTTTCATTACCTCCCAATGTATGGCATTCTAATTGCATTTAAAGATTTTGTAGCCACAAAAGGGATTATGGGAAGTCCGTGGGTAGGATTTAAACATTTTGAAAGGTTTTTTGAATCCTTTCAATTTTGGACACTGATTAAAAATACACTGGGGCTCAGTGTGGTCCAATTAATCGTTGGTTTTCCGCTACCGATATTCCTTGCACTTATGTTAAATCAAATTAGAAGCGAGAAATACAAACGTTTTGTTCAAACGGTAGTATATGCGCCGCATTTTATCTCGGTAGTAGTGTTAGCAGGAATGATCTTTGTATTCTTTTCAAATAACGGTTTGATTAATAATATTATTCTGTTATTTGGTGGAGATCCGATATCGTTTATGGCAAAACCAGAATGGTTTAAACCATTATACATAGCATCCGGAGTCTGGCAGGAAACAGGATGGGCAGCGATTATTTACCTGGCTGCACTTGCAGGGGTCAGCCCTGAACTACATGAAGCAGCAGTAATGGATGGAGCAAATAAATGGCAGCGCATCTTTCATGTTGATATACCAGCCATTATGCCAACTGCCGTTATATTATTAATCCTGTCCGTTGGCGGCATTATGAATATCGGTTTTGAGAAGGCCTACCTTTTACAAACACCTATGAACCAGCCATCTGCAGAAATCATTCCAACGTATGTATACAAAATGGGGTTACAACAAGCACAATATAGTTTCGCTGCTGCAGTAGGATTATTTAATGCAGTGATAAACTTAATTTTATTAATAGCGGTAAATAAGTTCGCGAAAAAATTATCAGGGACAGGATTATGGTAAGGGGGTGCAACGATTATGAGTTTACTAGCTTTGAAGAATAAGAAGATTACTAGGGGATCGAAGGAAGACAGGGTCTTTGATATCATCAATGTTTTCTTAACAGCGATGATCTTAATATTGGTAGTGTACCCTTTGTATTTTATCGTCATTGCCTCATTTAGTGATCCTAATATGATTTACGAAGGGAAGGTATGGTTATTGCCGAAGGAAATCACTTTCGAAGGATACGAAAGGATATTCAGAGACAGTAAGATTTGGCTCGGTTATAAAAACTCAATTATCTATACGGTTGTTGGTACGTTCGTAAATGTAGCATTCACTTTAATGGCTGCTTACGCCTTATCTCGAAAAGATTTATATGGAAGAAACGTGTTCATGTTCTTATTTCTGATGACGATGTTTTTCTCAGGAGGATTAATTCCTACTTATTTAATAGTAAAAAATTTAGGCTTGCTGAATACCATGTGGGCGTTGATATTACCAAAGGCAGTAGCCGTTTGGAATGTGATTGTAGCCAAAACCTATTTTGAGACCAGCATTCCAAATGAACTATTAGAAGCGGCAAAAATGGACGGATGTTCCGATGCGAAATTTTTCGCGAAGATTGTCCTGCCACTATCCAAACCGATTGTTGCCGTAATGGTGTTATTCTATGCAGTTGGCCACTGGAATTCCTATTTTGATGCACTAATCTACTTGAATAATGAAAACTTATATCCGCTGCAGTTAATATTACGAAATATCTTAATTCAAAATCAGGCATCAACCATGATGATTAGTGATCTAGATTCGTTAGCAGCGAAGCAAAGAGTTTCTGAATTGATTAAATATGGTGTAATTATTGTTGCTTCTGTTCCGCTCTTAATCGTATATCCTTTTGTCCAAAAGTATTTTGTTAAAGGTGTTATGATTGGCGGAATTAAAGGTTAATACAAAAACTTATAAAATTGAGGGGGAACCAAAATGCTTAAATCGATGAAAAAAAGAATGGTGAAGAACAAGAAGAGAGTATCAATGGCTTTGGTTTTAGGATTAACTGCATCGCTCGCTTTGACTGGATGTACCAACAATGAGTCCGCAGGATCAGATAAAGCAGAAAAGGTAGCCTTTAATGAAACAGGTTTACCGATTGTTGATAAACAAGTTACGTTAAACATTGTTTCACCAAAGGCAGCCTTAGCACCTGATTATTCAGAAATGGTCATATTTGACCGACTTCAAGAAGCAACGAACGTTAAGATTAAATGGAATAATATCCCTGGAGATGGATATCAAGAAAAGAAAAATTTAATGCTGGCAAGTGGCGACCTGCCAGATGCGTTCTATGCGTCAGGATTTAGTGATCATGACCTCATACAGTATGGTCAGAATGGTACTATTATACCACTAGAAGATTTAATCGACAAATATGCACCTAATTTAAAGAAACTATTTGAGCAAAGACCGGATTTGAAAAAAGTTGTAACCGCACCAGATGGCCATATTTATTCCTTACCACGTGCGGAAGAAATGGATTTAGTTGGAATGCCTAATATTATGTTTATTAATAAAGTTTGGTTAGATAAACTTGGTCTTGCAATGCCAACAACATTGGAAGAATACCATGATGTGTTAAAAGCATTTAAAGAAAAGGATCCGAACGGTAACGGAAAGCAAGACGAAATTGGATTAACTTTCTGGTATAACGGCTGGTGTGGTAATGAGGGAGATCTAATTGGTTTATTTGGCTTGCCAGATTCACCTTTTGAAGCGGATCACCGCGTCGTGAGAGATGGAAAAGTTATTTATGCAGCTGTACAGCCAGAATTTAAAGAAGCAATCAACTATTACAATGGCTGGGTGAAGGAAGGTCTCATTGACCCCGAGGTTGTAACACAAAAAACGGAACAATTATTTGCCAAAGGGAAGACTGAAGATCCAACATTAGGCTCTTTCATCTGGTGGGAAAATACCGAAGTAGTCGGAACGGATCGAGTGAAAGATTACGTTGTTTTACCTCCATTAAAAGGGAAAGATGGCAAGATTGTCATTGGCCGTTCCAATTATTCTGAGTATGGCAGAGATGCATTTGTAGTTACGTCAGCGAACAAAAACCCTGAGCTAACTATGCGTTGGGTGGATGAATTGTATGAACCGAAAATGTCTGCCCAAGTTAACTGGGGTCCAATCGGTGAAATTTATGAGGAAGATGGAAATGGTATGTTAGTAAATAAAGAACTTCCTGCCGGCGTTGCAATGGGTGAATTGCGTCAGAAGGTTGCTCCAGGTGGGCCATTTGTAGTCTTGAAAGAGCACTTTGGCAGTGTGGTAGACATGGAGCCAAGGGCAAAAGAGAGATTAGCAATTCTTGATGAGTATTACAAACCACATATGGTTCAAGAAAACTATCCATCTATTTTCTTTAGCCCGGAAGAGCTTGAAATTATTAACACGATTGAGCCAGAGATCAAAACATTTGTGAAACAAAAAGAAGCTCAATGGTTGATAGAGGGTGGAATTGAGAAAGAATGGGATGACTATGTTGAGCAATTAAACGATATGGGACTTGAAAAGTTAATGGACGTTTACCAAAAAGGCTTAGATCGTTATAACAAACAATAATTCTAATAAAGCCAGACACCCTTCCCGTCTGGCTTTTCTTTCAAAAAGCAGAAAAAGGATGATTGATATGTATGATGTAACGGCTTTAGGAGAATTATTAATTGATTTCACACCTTCAGGTCATTCTGAACAAGGAAATAGCCTATTTGAAACAAACCCTGGCACGAGCACCAGCCAATGTATTGGTTGCACTTTCTAGATTAAATATGAAAACGGCGTTTATCGGGAAGGTGGGTAACGACCAATTTGGCCACATGTTGAAGAGTGTTCTACAGGGCCAAAACATTGATACTAGCCATCTCTTATTCTCTGAAAAGGTTAATACAACACTAGCATTTGTTCATTTAGACGAGCAAGGGGACCGGTCATTTAGTTTTTACCGAAATCCTGGGGCTGATATTATGCTCGAGAAAAATGAAATCAGTGAGGAAAAGATAAAGCAATCCCGGATTTTTCATTTCGGATCGTTATCATTAACAAATGAGCCATCAGCAACAGCTACTTATACTGCGTTGGAATTTGCAAAAAAACATAAGGTATTGATTTCATATGACCCTAATTTGCGTACCCCTTTATGGCGATCGATTGATGAGGCTAAGCAGCAGATAAAAAAAGGATTTGAGTATGCAGATCTCGTGAAACTATCTGAAGAAGAGCTAGAATTTTTAACTGGCCAACATGATGTGACAAAAGGGACACATATTTTACAAGAAAAGTATGGTACATCTGTCATCTTTGTTACCTTAGGACCGAATGGCTGTTTTTATAGAAATAAAAATGTCTACGGCCGCAAAAATGGATTCCAAGTAAATGTAGTCGATACAACGGGAGCAGGGGATGCCTTCGTTGGCGGTGCATTATATAAGATTCTTACTTTGAAAAAACCCGTAAATCTATTAGAGCATACGGATTTTGAAGATATTGTTACGTTTGCGAATGCAATGGGAGCACTTACTACAGAGGGGAAAGGTGGAATACCAAGTTTCCCATCAATGGAACGACTCGTTGACTTTTTGAAAAAGAATAATAGTTAATTTCTTCGGAATGACTATTAATGAGAGGAAGACCGAAATAATATGAATAACGTCATAGAAAAACAAAATTATATAGAAAAATACCGTCCACAATTTCATTTTTCACCAGAGAGTAATTGGATGAATGACCCGAATGGGATGGTGTACTATAACGGGGAATATCATTTATTTTATCAATATCATCCCAATGGAACTACATGGGGGCCAATGCATTGGGGCCATGCTGTAAGTAAAGATCTCGTTCACTGGGAACACCTTCCGATTGGCTTGGCACCAGATGAACATGGAATGATATTTTCAGGTAGTGCCGTCGTGGATTGGAAAGACTCTAGTGGCTTCTTTGATGGTAAATCAGGACTAGTGGCAATCTTTACTCATGCAGATACTTACCCTGATTCTAATCGACCAAGACAACGTCAGAGTCTTGCTTATAGTAAAGATAATGGACGTACTTGGGTGAAATATGAAGGAAACCCTGTTCTAACAGAAGAAAGTATAACCGATTTTCGTGATCCAAAAGTATTCTGGCACTATGAAACCAATAAATGGATAATGGTGTTAGCTGCAGGCCAAGCCATAAGAATTTATACTTCAAAAAACTTAACGTCATGGGATTTTGCCAGTGAGTTTGGTGAAGGTCATGGCTCCCATCAGGGTGTATGGGAGTGTCCTGACCTATTTCAATTACCTGTTGATGGTAATTCAGGTCAGAAAAAGTGGGTACTATTTGTTAGTATAGGTGATAATCCAAGCTTACAGGAAGGCTCTAGAACGCAATATTTTATTGGTAATTTTGATGGTAATACCTTTGTAAATGATAACTCACCGGAAACGATACTATGGATTGACCATGGTCGTGATAATTATGCAGGAGTTAGCTGGTCTGATGTTCCAGCCGAAGACGGGAGAAGGATCTATATTGGCTGGATGAGTAACTGGCGCTATGCAAATGTAACTCCTACAAAAGAATGGAGAAGTGCAATGACGATTCCAAGAGTTATTGCACTTAAGACAACGGATGAAGGAATTCGTCTAATACAAACTCCAATTCGTGAAATTCAGGGTCTTCGTAATGAAAATACTTCATTCCGAAACGAAGTCGTAGTACCTGGGTTAAATCTATTATCAAATGTAGAGAATAATACATTCGAGATCATTGCAGAATTTGAAATTGGATCTGCAACCGAATTTGGGTTTAAGGTTTGTAAGCAAAACAACGAAGAAACGATTATTGGGTATGATGTCGAAAGAAAAAAATTCTTTGTGGATCGAACAAAATCGGGAGAGGCTGCTTTCCATGAATCATTCGCAGGAAAACATGAGAGTACTCAGGGATCACAAAATACAAGGATAAAATTTCATGTTTTTGTTGATCGGTCTTCAATAGAATTGTTTGGAAACGACGGGGAGTCCGTAATGACTGACTTGATCTTTCCAAAAGAAGAAAATAAACAAATGGAACTATTTGTGAAAAATGGTGAAGTTAAGTTACATTCGTTAGAGTTATATATTTTAAAATCAATTTGGCGGTAATTAAGAGAAATGGTAATTGGGGGATACTAGAATGAAAATTTTTAATAGCAGATTATTTCAAACATTGAATACAGTTGTAGACTTATTTCTATTAAATTTCTTATGGTTCATTACTTCGCTTCCCTTAATTACCTTTTTCCCAGCTACTGCAGCATTGTTTGGTGTTGTTCGAAAACGAATTATTCAAAACGAGACGGACGGTATGTTTAAAAATTTCTTTGCAATGTTCAAGGAAAATTTTAAACAAAGCTCAATCCTTTCGGTCCTTTGGACTGTGATCGGCATTTTCTTGTTATTTGATTATCGTCTCATTCAGCCAGAATCCTCGATTTTTCATCTTGTTCTTTATATCATCTTAGTTATTGGCATTTTGTTGTTCTGTTCGATAACCATTTATCTTTTTCCGATTATGGTCCATTTCGAACTAAACTGGAATTGGGTTATTCGGAATGC
This genomic stretch from Neobacillus niacini harbors:
- a CDS encoding ABC transporter permease, encoding MARKANSVIDSAAKVKRGLKFKKIFSNYQLYLFLLPALIYFIVFHYLPMYGILIAFKDFVATKGIMGSPWVGFKHFERFFESFQFWTLIKNTLGLSVVQLIVGFPLPIFLALMLNQIRSEKYKRFVQTVVYAPHFISVVVLAGMIFVFFSNNGLINNIILLFGGDPISFMAKPEWFKPLYIASGVWQETGWAAIIYLAALAGVSPELHEAAVMDGANKWQRIFHVDIPAIMPTAVILLILSVGGIMNIGFEKAYLLQTPMNQPSAEIIPTYVYKMGLQQAQYSFAAAVGLFNAVINLILLIAVNKFAKKLSGTGLW
- a CDS encoding carbohydrate ABC transporter permease, whose protein sequence is MSLLALKNKKITRGSKEDRVFDIINVFLTAMILILVVYPLYFIVIASFSDPNMIYEGKVWLLPKEITFEGYERIFRDSKIWLGYKNSIIYTVVGTFVNVAFTLMAAYALSRKDLYGRNVFMFLFLMTMFFSGGLIPTYLIVKNLGLLNTMWALILPKAVAVWNVIVAKTYFETSIPNELLEAAKMDGCSDAKFFAKIVLPLSKPIVAVMVLFYAVGHWNSYFDALIYLNNENLYPLQLILRNILIQNQASTMMISDLDSLAAKQRVSELIKYGVIIVASVPLLIVYPFVQKYFVKGVMIGGIKG
- a CDS encoding ABC transporter substrate-binding protein, which encodes MLKSMKKRMVKNKKRVSMALVLGLTASLALTGCTNNESAGSDKAEKVAFNETGLPIVDKQVTLNIVSPKAALAPDYSEMVIFDRLQEATNVKIKWNNIPGDGYQEKKNLMLASGDLPDAFYASGFSDHDLIQYGQNGTIIPLEDLIDKYAPNLKKLFEQRPDLKKVVTAPDGHIYSLPRAEEMDLVGMPNIMFINKVWLDKLGLAMPTTLEEYHDVLKAFKEKDPNGNGKQDEIGLTFWYNGWCGNEGDLIGLFGLPDSPFEADHRVVRDGKVIYAAVQPEFKEAINYYNGWVKEGLIDPEVVTQKTEQLFAKGKTEDPTLGSFIWWENTEVVGTDRVKDYVVLPPLKGKDGKIVIGRSNYSEYGRDAFVVTSANKNPELTMRWVDELYEPKMSAQVNWGPIGEIYEEDGNGMLVNKELPAGVAMGELRQKVAPGGPFVVLKEHFGSVVDMEPRAKERLAILDEYYKPHMVQENYPSIFFSPEELEIINTIEPEIKTFVKQKEAQWLIEGGIEKEWDDYVEQLNDMGLEKLMDVYQKGLDRYNKQ
- a CDS encoding PfkB family carbohydrate kinase, which produces MISHLQVILNKEIAYLKQTLARAPANVLVALSRLNMKTAFIGKVGNDQFGHMLKSVLQGQNIDTSHLLFSEKVNTTLAFVHLDEQGDRSFSFYRNPGADIMLEKNEISEEKIKQSRIFHFGSLSLTNEPSATATYTALEFAKKHKVLISYDPNLRTPLWRSIDEAKQQIKKGFEYADLVKLSEEELEFLTGQHDVTKGTHILQEKYGTSVIFVTLGPNGCFYRNKNVYGRKNGFQVNVVDTTGAGDAFVGGALYKILTLKKPVNLLEHTDFEDIVTFANAMGALTTEGKGGIPSFPSMERLVDFLKKNNS
- a CDS encoding glycoside hydrolase family 32 protein: MNNVIEKQNYIEKYRPQFHFSPESNWMNDPNGMVYYNGEYHLFYQYHPNGTTWGPMHWGHAVSKDLVHWEHLPIGLAPDEHGMIFSGSAVVDWKDSSGFFDGKSGLVAIFTHADTYPDSNRPRQRQSLAYSKDNGRTWVKYEGNPVLTEESITDFRDPKVFWHYETNKWIMVLAAGQAIRIYTSKNLTSWDFASEFGEGHGSHQGVWECPDLFQLPVDGNSGQKKWVLFVSIGDNPSLQEGSRTQYFIGNFDGNTFVNDNSPETILWIDHGRDNYAGVSWSDVPAEDGRRIYIGWMSNWRYANVTPTKEWRSAMTIPRVIALKTTDEGIRLIQTPIREIQGLRNENTSFRNEVVVPGLNLLSNVENNTFEIIAEFEIGSATEFGFKVCKQNNEETIIGYDVERKKFFVDRTKSGEAAFHESFAGKHESTQGSQNTRIKFHVFVDRSSIELFGNDGESVMTDLIFPKEENKQMELFVKNGEVKLHSLELYILKSIWR
- a CDS encoding YesL family protein, producing the protein MKIFNSRLFQTLNTVVDLFLLNFLWFITSLPLITFFPATAALFGVVRKRIIQNETDGMFKNFFAMFKENFKQSSILSVLWTVIGIFLLFDYRLIQPESSIFHLVLYIILVIGILLFCSITIYLFPIMVHFELNWNWVIRNAFFFSLMNPVLTILLLVIVGVCFTLIYLYPITILFLGSFTAYAVYYLCQIWFNQVLDLKKSNRNLR